One Bacteroidota bacterium genomic region harbors:
- a CDS encoding transposase: MQAFCERTYEDHNFVVLLIDGKYLASEQMVVALGVTDKRIKNSVGFIQTSNENSRAISQLLKQILAKKFSFTDGLLVMIDGSKGLHKAVVDVFGKKQLFSVVSGTNVKCTELFK; encoded by the coding sequence ATTCAAGCATTTTGTGAACGAACCTATGAAGATCACAATTTTGTTGTACTGTTAATTGACGGAAAATATCTGGCCAGTGAACAGATGGTAGTCGCCTTGGGTGTGACGGATAAAAGGATCAAAAATTCCGTAGGTTTTATTCAAACATCAAATGAAAATAGCCGTGCCATAAGCCAGTTGCTTAAACAAATACTCGCAAAGAAATTTAGTTTTACTGACGGCTTACTTGTCATGATCGATGGTAGCAAAGGGCTTCACAAGGCGGTGGTCGATGTGTTTGGAAAAAAGCAATTATTCAGCGTTGTCAGTGGCACAAACGTGAAATGTACTGAGCTATTTAAGTGA